One window of the Niallia circulans genome contains the following:
- a CDS encoding glycoside hydrolase family 125 protein: MSYQKTTMSSVKEFMKRITEKCGDEHADWAVNFNTCFANTLETTVEKLEDGTTFLLTGDIPAMWLRDSTAQVRPYLVLAERDEEMANMIAGLIERQCQYICLDPYANAFNKEANGAGHQTDLTTMNPWIWERKYEIDSLCYPIQLSYLFWKATGRTDHFNQSFQEAVQKIIEVWMIEQDHTNSSYTFERVTDRQEDTLINKGRGAEVVPTGMTWSGFRPSDDACTYGYLVPSNMFASVVLGYLIEIYEDVLKITEQVPAFQKLKEEIEKGIEEFAVVRNQNGEEIYAYEVDGKGNFTIMDDSNIPNLLSAPYLGYVEENDERYRATRQTILSEENPYFYKGKYAEGIGSSHTPENYIWPIALAMEGLTTEDKKEKERILDLLVACDGGTHLMHEGFDVDNPTQYTREWFSWANMMFCELVMDYFDIRVKKK, encoded by the coding sequence ATGTCATATCAAAAAACAACGATGTCTTCGGTAAAAGAATTTATGAAAAGGATTACAGAAAAATGTGGGGATGAACATGCGGATTGGGCCGTTAATTTCAATACTTGCTTTGCCAATACATTAGAAACAACAGTTGAAAAGCTGGAGGATGGAACTACTTTTCTCCTTACAGGGGATATACCAGCGATGTGGCTGCGAGATTCCACTGCACAGGTAAGACCATATTTAGTATTGGCTGAAAGGGACGAAGAAATGGCTAATATGATTGCCGGTCTTATTGAACGACAATGTCAGTATATTTGTTTAGATCCTTATGCGAACGCTTTCAATAAAGAAGCGAATGGGGCAGGACATCAAACCGATTTAACGACAATGAATCCATGGATATGGGAAAGAAAGTATGAAATTGATTCACTGTGTTATCCAATCCAGCTTAGTTATTTGTTCTGGAAGGCAACAGGGAGAACAGATCATTTTAATCAGTCGTTTCAGGAAGCGGTCCAAAAAATAATCGAGGTATGGATGATAGAGCAAGATCATACGAATTCCTCCTATACATTTGAAAGAGTGACTGATCGACAAGAGGATACGTTAATAAACAAAGGGAGAGGGGCAGAAGTAGTGCCTACTGGAATGACCTGGTCAGGATTTAGACCAAGTGATGATGCTTGTACATATGGTTATTTAGTGCCTTCGAATATGTTTGCTAGTGTAGTTCTAGGTTATCTAATCGAGATTTATGAAGATGTTTTGAAGATAACGGAGCAAGTTCCTGCCTTTCAAAAACTCAAAGAGGAGATAGAAAAGGGGATTGAGGAGTTTGCTGTTGTACGCAATCAAAACGGTGAAGAAATTTATGCCTATGAAGTAGATGGAAAAGGCAACTTTACAATTATGGATGATTCCAATATACCTAATCTATTATCTGCCCCGTATCTTGGATATGTGGAGGAAAATGATGAAAGATACCGAGCAACACGCCAGACAATACTTAGTGAAGAGAATCCTTACTTTTATAAAGGGAAATATGCGGAAGGGATTGGCAGCTCCCATACACCGGAAAATTATATTTGGCCGATTGCTCTTGCGATGGAAGGTCTAACGACAGAGGATAAAAAGGAGAAAGAAAGAATACTAGACTTACTAGTAGCCTGTGATGGAGGAACACATTTAATGCATGAAGGCTTTGATGTGGATAATCCTACTCAATATACGAGAGAGTGGTTTTCTTGGGCAAATATGATGTTTTGCGAACTAGTAATGGATTACTTTGATATTCGAGTAAAGAAAAAATAA
- a CDS encoding response regulator transcription factor, with the protein MYKVLLVDDEYMIVRGLQKLIPWENLGFEIVGTAGNGQEAFEFVKRQKVDIVITDVTMPILSGIDFLKQAQEASIFFRFIVLSGYQEFEYVKESLQMGAENYLIKPINKEELIETLKKCIKEFEEEKLRIQGEKYLFAHLLKRWVHDDIDYMDLKKMLAAFDISTEMKRYQVLIFTYKKKLHDQVHQLLHTNKDLYFFHHYEEDQWIVIYFGGRSGLECLMKSIQVLYCQNKVTFGIGEEVKKMADVSLSYEHAKSSLYLCSFYERQQQSMDTATANVLNENVPNISFSAFKKALGIRNIETIQKEIKQIFTELIESAASPAYTRYIIFLVFMDIYRELEVQDEFIYEEMVEKINKACSFKELQMIIKDLLDNLKYKKFRREYSMNVQNVLKIIQEEYHEDLTLKAIAERLHLNVMYVGQIFKKETNKSFSQYLNHYRIKLAQNLLLNSELNINEISEKIGYMSPGYFYKNFKKYCGISPKEFRDSYQQLFEPIDE; encoded by the coding sequence TTGTATAAAGTTCTGCTTGTTGATGATGAATATATGATTGTAAGAGGTTTGCAAAAGTTGATTCCTTGGGAGAATCTTGGATTTGAAATTGTCGGCACAGCAGGTAATGGCCAAGAGGCTTTTGAATTTGTAAAAAGACAAAAGGTAGATATTGTGATAACCGATGTAACCATGCCGATCCTTTCTGGGATTGACTTTCTAAAACAAGCACAAGAAGCGTCCATCTTTTTCCGTTTTATTGTGTTGTCTGGCTATCAGGAGTTTGAATATGTGAAAGAAAGTCTCCAGATGGGAGCAGAGAATTATTTAATTAAACCGATAAACAAAGAGGAATTAATCGAGACGTTAAAAAAGTGTATCAAGGAGTTTGAAGAGGAAAAGCTGCGAATCCAAGGCGAAAAATATTTATTTGCACATTTACTCAAACGCTGGGTACATGATGATATTGATTATATGGATTTAAAAAAGATGCTTGCTGCCTTTGATATAAGTACCGAGATGAAAAGGTATCAAGTGCTGATCTTTACCTATAAAAAGAAACTCCATGACCAAGTTCATCAGCTGTTACATACGAATAAAGATTTATATTTTTTTCATCATTATGAAGAAGACCAATGGATCGTTATCTATTTTGGAGGAAGATCGGGATTGGAGTGCTTAATGAAATCAATCCAAGTTCTATACTGCCAAAATAAAGTGACTTTTGGAATTGGGGAGGAAGTAAAGAAAATGGCTGATGTTTCCTTAAGCTATGAACATGCAAAGAGTAGTTTATATCTTTGTTCTTTTTATGAAAGACAGCAACAATCTATGGATACAGCAACCGCCAATGTTTTAAATGAAAATGTACCGAATATATCATTCTCGGCGTTTAAGAAGGCTTTAGGGATAAGAAATATAGAAACCATTCAAAAGGAAATTAAACAAATCTTTACGGAATTAATAGAATCTGCCGCTTCACCTGCATACACTCGTTACATTATCTTTCTGGTGTTCATGGATATTTATCGCGAGCTTGAGGTTCAGGATGAATTCATCTATGAAGAGATGGTGGAGAAAATAAATAAAGCTTGTTCTTTTAAAGAGCTGCAAATGATCATTAAAGATCTGTTGGACAATCTGAAGTATAAGAAGTTTAGAAGAGAATACAGCATGAATGTTCAAAATGTCCTCAAAATCATCCAAGAAGAATATCACGAGGATTTAACATTAAAAGCAATTGCCGAAAGGCTCCACTTAAATGTGATGTATGTAGGGCAGATTTTTAAGAAAGAAACCAATAAGAGTTTTTCTCAATATTTAAATCACTATCGCATAAAGCTAGCGCAGAATCTATTGCTGAATTCAGAGCTGAATATAAATGAAATCTCCGAAAAAATTGGCTATATGAGTCCAGGTTACTTTTATAAAAACTTTAAAAAATATTGTGGTATTTCTCCAAAAGAGTTTAGGGACAGCTATCAGCAATTATTTGAGCCGATTGATGAATGA
- a CDS encoding GntR family transcriptional regulator, with the protein MKKEPLYQKIVTDILAQIQAGHLKPGDQVPTELEISKQYNVSRITSKRALTELENKELIERIQGRGSFVAEQKPSPSHVILFILPFPNNPGLGDYAQGISRFIANTPYTVQIQTNAYLSQLDAKKISSMYAGLLLYPEAGTSHLDILYTLYLEKFPVVVLDKKIESIPFPFITSDNMQGGYLAAQHLINQGHKKIVFYATQNLERSSTIRERYLGYLKAIHEANIAYHGSKVVLSAEDNSAFIHQLKEEEITGLIAENDINAIHLMKEIKRYGYQVPKDFSIIGFDNIQAAELVDPALTTIAQSFEEIGYQAAEQLIQLIENKEAIHSVVIPIEMIIRESTN; encoded by the coding sequence ATGAAAAAAGAACCACTTTATCAAAAAATTGTCACTGACATACTAGCACAAATCCAAGCCGGTCATTTAAAGCCAGGTGATCAAGTACCGACAGAATTAGAAATTTCTAAGCAATACAACGTCAGCCGCATCACTTCAAAGAGAGCTTTAACCGAGCTGGAAAACAAGGAGCTAATCGAACGAATCCAAGGAAGAGGAAGCTTTGTTGCCGAACAAAAACCGTCTCCTTCCCATGTTATTCTGTTTATTCTTCCTTTTCCCAATAATCCGGGACTAGGAGATTATGCACAAGGCATTAGTCGCTTTATCGCGAACACACCCTATACAGTGCAAATCCAGACAAATGCTTACTTAAGCCAGCTTGATGCCAAAAAAATATCGTCTATGTATGCGGGTCTTCTCCTTTATCCAGAGGCTGGAACATCGCATTTAGATATTCTTTATACCTTATATCTCGAGAAATTTCCGGTAGTGGTACTCGATAAGAAAATCGAAAGCATCCCATTTCCTTTTATTACCTCTGATAATATGCAAGGTGGTTATCTAGCAGCACAGCATTTAATTAACCAAGGACATAAGAAAATCGTCTTTTATGCTACACAAAATTTAGAGAGAAGTTCCACTATTCGAGAAAGGTATTTAGGCTATTTAAAAGCTATACACGAAGCGAATATCGCGTATCATGGTTCAAAAGTAGTGCTCTCAGCTGAGGACAACAGCGCTTTTATCCATCAGCTAAAGGAAGAAGAAATTACAGGACTGATAGCGGAAAACGATATTAATGCAATTCATTTAATGAAAGAAATCAAAAGATACGGCTATCAAGTTCCTAAAGACTTTTCGATTATTGGCTTTGATAATATTCAAGCAGCTGAACTTGTCGACCCAGCATTAACCACAATTGCCCAAAGCTTCGAGGAGATCGGATATCAAGCAGCTGAACAACTTATTCAATTAATTGAAAACAAAGAAGCAATTCATTCTGTCGTCATTCCTATTGAAATGATCATTAGAGAATCCACTAATTAA
- a CDS encoding GH92 family glycosyl hydrolase encodes MLELIDTRQGTENQHSYSNGNTLPYTGFPFGMNFFVPQTKHTNGSWFFHPRDRVFQGFRLTHQPSPWMGDFSHLLLTPLSGAVHHDDIYHNQSSYRPESSVYQPHYLQITQARYRIKNELVPTTYGSILRSAYRDLKLPGLSLHLPGKGNVSLDIEKNKLTGYVSNFAGCEDSDFKMYFVMTFSHPIDQVNTGFFQENKMFTSALSATGEDQHFLMRFLLTEDKPLETRLATSFISSAQAEWNLSQELSPFSFNALKERAEEAWEHYLNKIEVKNKDFSTVKTFYHCMYRMFLFPQKFYEINQQGEPIHYDTTSKSVKPGVLYTNNGFWDTFRTVYPFYSLLIPEEYEEMLRGFLNSYKETGFLPKWLSPDERGLMPGTLIDAVIADASQKGIALDIIPELFEAMVKTASTVSSKRTYGRQGIEDYDTYGYIPSSHHESVNHTLDYAYSDFCISRVAKKLGQDDLRKTFEKRAYNYRNIFHKETGFMRAKDKQGKVEEPFNSFSWGQDYAEGSAWQSSFAVFHDFAGLINAYGGKEPFRNKLVDLCNQEPIFDTKGYRLEIHEMSEMAAIDFGQVAISNQPSFHLPYLFTYAGDPASSQVLLKQLMTQLFSSSPTGYPGDEDNGSMSGWFIFSSMGFYPICPGTGEYVIGMPIFDEVTIHLPNDKKSKFQLHSTCHNLILFIRLLSTMKFTTSYF; translated from the coding sequence ATGCTAGAATTAATTGATACAAGACAAGGGACAGAAAATCAACATAGCTATTCAAACGGGAATACACTTCCCTATACAGGCTTTCCCTTTGGCATGAATTTCTTTGTTCCGCAAACGAAACATACAAATGGAAGTTGGTTTTTTCATCCGCGTGATCGGGTTTTTCAAGGCTTTCGGTTAACTCATCAGCCGAGTCCATGGATGGGGGATTTCTCTCATTTATTATTAACACCTCTTTCAGGCGCCGTTCACCATGACGATATTTACCATAATCAAAGTTCCTATCGACCTGAAAGTTCCGTATACCAACCACATTATTTACAAATAACGCAAGCACGCTACCGAATTAAGAATGAATTGGTTCCTACTACATATGGCTCCATACTTCGTTCTGCTTATAGAGATTTAAAGCTACCTGGTTTATCTCTACATCTTCCTGGCAAAGGAAACGTTTCACTAGATATAGAGAAAAACAAGCTAACTGGATATGTTTCCAATTTTGCTGGCTGTGAAGATTCTGATTTTAAAATGTACTTTGTCATGACCTTTAGCCATCCCATCGATCAAGTTAATACTGGCTTTTTCCAAGAGAATAAGATGTTTACTTCCGCTCTTTCAGCAACTGGCGAAGACCAGCACTTTTTGATGCGCTTCTTATTAACCGAAGACAAACCGCTAGAAACTCGTCTTGCCACTTCTTTTATAAGCAGTGCTCAAGCAGAATGGAATCTAAGTCAAGAACTATCGCCTTTTTCATTTAATGCTCTCAAAGAAAGGGCAGAGGAAGCTTGGGAACATTACTTAAATAAAATTGAAGTGAAGAATAAAGATTTTTCAACTGTTAAGACATTCTATCACTGTATGTATCGGATGTTTCTTTTTCCGCAAAAATTCTATGAAATAAATCAACAGGGCGAGCCGATTCATTATGATACAACAAGCAAAAGTGTAAAACCTGGTGTCCTGTATACAAATAACGGCTTTTGGGACACATTCCGAACCGTCTATCCTTTCTATTCTCTTCTTATTCCAGAAGAATATGAAGAAATGCTGAGAGGCTTTCTGAATAGTTATAAAGAAACGGGATTTCTCCCTAAATGGCTGTCTCCCGATGAACGTGGACTTATGCCGGGTACGTTAATCGATGCTGTTATTGCAGATGCGTCGCAAAAAGGAATTGCTCTTGATATCATTCCTGAGTTGTTTGAAGCAATGGTGAAAACTGCTTCTACCGTAAGTTCAAAGCGAACCTACGGCCGACAAGGAATCGAAGATTATGATACATATGGCTACATTCCTTCCAGCCATCATGAAAGTGTAAACCATACACTTGATTACGCATATAGTGATTTCTGCATAAGCAGAGTAGCCAAAAAATTAGGACAGGATGATCTAAGGAAGACCTTCGAAAAGCGCGCTTATAATTACCGCAATATCTTCCATAAAGAAACGGGATTTATGCGTGCCAAAGATAAACAAGGCAAGGTAGAAGAACCCTTTAATTCCTTTAGCTGGGGGCAGGATTATGCAGAAGGAAGCGCTTGGCAAAGCAGCTTTGCTGTTTTTCACGACTTCGCTGGATTAATAAATGCTTATGGTGGAAAAGAACCTTTTCGAAACAAATTAGTAGATCTGTGCAATCAAGAGCCGATTTTTGATACCAAAGGCTATCGATTGGAAATACATGAAATGAGCGAAATGGCTGCAATTGATTTTGGCCAAGTTGCCATATCCAATCAGCCAAGTTTTCATCTACCTTATTTATTTACCTATGCTGGTGATCCCGCTTCGTCTCAAGTTTTATTAAAACAATTAATGACCCAGTTATTCTCTAGTAGTCCAACTGGCTATCCTGGTGATGAAGATAATGGCAGTATGTCTGGCTGGTTTATTTTTAGCAGTATGGGCTTTTATCCTATCTGCCCTGGTACAGGGGAATATGTAATTGGAATGCCGATTTTTGATGAGGTTACAATACATCTACCAAATGACAAAAAATCGAAATTTCAACTGCATTCAACCTGCCACAATTTAATTTTGTTCATCAGGTTACTGTCAACAATGAAATTTACAACAAGCTATTTTTAA
- a CDS encoding alpha-mannosidase, with product MKKVYIVSHSHWDREWYLPFEQHRMRLVQLIDDLLELFDTDPHFNSFHLDGQTIILDDYLEIKPQNEWKLKKYIQEGKLKIGPFYILQDDFLISSEANVRNILIGLQECQKWGAPVKLGYFPDTFGNMGQAPQILKQSGMDVAAFGRGVKPTGVNNIVINDDQYSSPYSEMWWEGPDKSTILGILFANWYSNGNEIPVDEVEAKQFWDQKLKDALQYASTDHLLFMNGCDHQPVQKNITAAIEAANNLYPDITFIHSSFDEYMKIIKQDIPENLHTVKGELTSQETDGWYTLANTASSRVYLKQRNTDVSRLLENIAEPLAAMAYQKDGKYPHEMFQFAWKQLMQNHPHDSICGCSVDEVHREMMTRFHKAEEVGQFIKTEALTMLAEQIDTSEFPAGSRPFIVFNTAGSTKTGLVEIEIEWKRLPFSSGRPDELYRKLKAEEFPAMKVIDKEGVEVPARVIYTDIRFGYDLPEDRFRQPFIGAYVTVELPLNEMSPLSWQTYALIEGESQQQEHKKIVQQQGHLLENNHLKVQIEQNGTLTVLDKGTNSIYTNFLTFENTGDVGNEYIYKMPKGDQPILSSAGKAEVEVIGDTFAYGEVLLTQTMLIPKSADERLLEEQKGLIEFRGRHAGRSNKLETLELKTKIRLERNSNQLLFETSFANQMKDHRIRVLFPTGIHVEEHEADSIFEVVKRANKVSSNWENPTNPQHQHAFVNLHDENRGVTVANYGLNEYEIMEDTIAITLLRAVGELGDWGYFPTPEAQCQGNQAVKFAVGFHDSTNKLESYHAAINFQIPFSSVQTDIHKGAYPSIYEFIQLDGKAFRLTAFKRRENSKEIVLRGYNLTDEKQPLTVKYNGKYPRKSNLLEEMNGEMFDSNQMNEAEICTFIWE from the coding sequence ATGAAAAAAGTGTATATAGTATCCCATAGTCATTGGGATCGAGAATGGTATTTGCCTTTTGAACAGCATCGCATGCGATTGGTTCAGCTCATCGATGATTTATTAGAGTTGTTTGACACAGACCCTCATTTTAATAGTTTTCATTTAGATGGGCAGACAATTATTCTCGATGATTATTTGGAGATAAAGCCGCAAAACGAATGGAAGCTCAAAAAATATATTCAAGAAGGAAAATTAAAAATTGGTCCCTTCTATATTCTGCAAGATGATTTTTTAATTAGTAGTGAAGCAAATGTACGAAATATTTTAATTGGATTGCAAGAATGCCAAAAATGGGGAGCACCAGTTAAGTTAGGCTATTTCCCAGATACATTTGGGAATATGGGGCAGGCACCACAAATTCTTAAACAGTCTGGTATGGATGTGGCGGCGTTTGGGCGCGGGGTTAAACCTACGGGGGTTAATAATATTGTTATCAATGATGATCAATATAGTTCACCATATTCAGAAATGTGGTGGGAAGGCCCTGATAAATCCACTATTTTAGGCATTCTTTTTGCCAATTGGTATAGTAATGGGAATGAAATTCCTGTGGATGAAGTGGAAGCAAAGCAATTTTGGGATCAGAAATTAAAGGATGCCCTTCAATATGCATCTACAGATCATCTATTGTTTATGAATGGCTGTGATCATCAGCCAGTTCAAAAGAATATTACAGCTGCCATTGAAGCTGCCAATAATCTATATCCTGACATAACCTTCATTCATAGTAGTTTTGATGAGTATATGAAAATAATAAAACAAGACATTCCTGAAAATTTACATACAGTGAAAGGAGAATTAACTAGTCAGGAGACAGATGGCTGGTATACTTTAGCAAATACCGCTTCCTCTAGAGTATATCTGAAACAAAGAAATACAGATGTTAGTAGATTGTTAGAAAATATTGCGGAACCATTGGCTGCAATGGCCTATCAAAAGGACGGAAAATATCCCCATGAAATGTTTCAGTTTGCATGGAAACAATTGATGCAAAACCATCCCCATGACAGTATTTGCGGCTGCAGTGTGGATGAGGTGCATCGTGAAATGATGACTCGCTTTCATAAAGCAGAGGAAGTAGGTCAATTTATAAAAACAGAAGCTTTAACTATGCTTGCAGAACAAATTGACACGAGTGAATTTCCAGCTGGAAGCCGCCCTTTTATTGTCTTTAATACTGCTGGCAGTACAAAAACAGGTTTGGTTGAAATAGAGATAGAGTGGAAAAGGCTTCCCTTTTCGAGCGGACGTCCAGATGAATTGTATCGCAAGCTAAAAGCCGAAGAGTTTCCAGCAATGAAAGTAATCGATAAAGAGGGAGTGGAAGTTCCAGCAAGGGTTATCTATACAGATATCCGGTTTGGATATGATCTTCCAGAGGATCGTTTTCGTCAGCCGTTTATCGGTGCTTATGTGACTGTTGAGCTCCCATTAAACGAAATGAGTCCATTATCATGGCAAACCTATGCGTTGATAGAAGGAGAATCTCAGCAGCAAGAACACAAAAAAATTGTTCAGCAGCAAGGGCATCTTTTAGAAAATAACCATTTAAAGGTGCAAATAGAACAAAATGGTACATTGACTGTTTTGGATAAAGGAACAAATAGTATATACACAAACTTCCTCACTTTTGAGAATACGGGCGATGTTGGCAATGAGTATATTTACAAAATGCCAAAAGGAGATCAGCCCATTTTATCATCAGCAGGAAAAGCAGAGGTGGAGGTTATCGGTGATACTTTTGCATATGGAGAAGTGCTTTTAACACAAACAATGCTGATTCCAAAATCAGCAGATGAAAGGTTATTGGAAGAGCAGAAAGGGCTAATTGAATTTCGAGGCCGTCATGCAGGTCGTTCGAACAAGCTGGAAACATTGGAGCTGAAAACAAAAATAAGATTAGAGCGAAACAGTAATCAGCTTTTATTCGAAACATCATTTGCTAACCAAATGAAGGACCATCGCATACGAGTGCTCTTTCCAACAGGCATTCATGTAGAGGAGCATGAAGCAGACAGTATTTTCGAAGTAGTGAAGCGAGCAAATAAGGTAAGTTCCAACTGGGAAAATCCAACTAACCCACAGCATCAGCATGCATTCGTTAATTTACATGATGAGAATAGAGGGGTGACTGTTGCGAATTATGGACTGAATGAATATGAAATCATGGAAGATACTATTGCCATTACTTTGCTTCGAGCGGTTGGGGAATTAGGAGATTGGGGTTACTTCCCAACTCCAGAAGCTCAGTGCCAAGGAAATCAAGCAGTGAAATTTGCCGTAGGATTTCACGATAGCACGAACAAGCTGGAATCCTATCATGCAGCAATTAACTTTCAAATTCCTTTTTCTAGTGTGCAAACAGATATCCATAAAGGTGCATATCCGTCCATATATGAATTTATTCAATTGGACGGAAAAGCTTTTCGACTAACAGCATTTAAGCGGAGAGAAAACAGCAAAGAAATAGTTCTTCGAGGATACAATTTAACGGACGAAAAACAGCCTTTAACGGTGAAATATAATGGGAAATACCCAAGGAAATCTAATTTATTGGAAGAAATGAACGGAGAAATGTTCGATTCCAATCAAATGAACGAAGCGGAGATTTGTACATTTATATGGGAGTAA
- a CDS encoding sensor histidine kinase: protein MGSKYFINSLLKTYSIILISAVTLFALLVSYNTSQDKQRTAIDSVERVANQLENIVTDNEKKLDKVVANLMASSEMITSMYQYFELEPAAYLQKSLSEQRNNAFLYLPRIVTEMYYLDDDIESVTISLNDYKEVYYSTKENKGGKKYFHTPIRNNQVVYQKAIKDPNTLSQIGIVSIVFNDKELERILDNDKEKTSLQAAIISDTKKLVYYQGQYRQDSVLHQKIAANLEESSVISLKDLEKQYYIKSVHTSNDFEVLAFISKKEVINESMKSLFFFLFVSAILDGILLFGLRKTFKRYVIQVEDIQKGTNQVSNGNMEVRIEEKTKQGELKDISHSINQMLDSINRNIEDIYNLEIKQKDANMRALQSQIDPHFLYNTLEYIRMYAVSEGADELSNVVYVFGSLLRNSITQEKIVTIRHELEFCEKYAYLYQMRYRDRIAYGFQIEKELGEISIPKFSIQPLVENFFIHGIDHTRKNNTISVKVSKQDGYTCILIKDNGTGVHEDKLKKINELLKTPSSENQLESSIGIHNVNARLRSFFGDTYSMRLMTNPLGGLTIEILF, encoded by the coding sequence TTGGGAAGTAAGTATTTTATTAATTCACTATTAAAAACATATTCTATTATCTTAATTTCTGCTGTTACTCTTTTTGCTTTATTAGTCAGCTATAATACAAGCCAGGATAAGCAAAGGACCGCAATCGATTCTGTTGAGAGGGTCGCTAATCAATTAGAAAATATTGTGACAGACAATGAGAAAAAGTTAGATAAAGTAGTTGCTAATTTAATGGCCAGCTCAGAGATGATCACAAGTATGTATCAGTATTTTGAGTTAGAACCAGCAGCATATTTACAAAAATCGTTAAGTGAGCAAAGAAATAATGCCTTTCTTTATCTTCCGCGCATCGTAACAGAGATGTATTACTTGGATGATGATATTGAATCGGTAACCATTTCATTAAATGATTATAAAGAAGTCTATTATTCAACGAAGGAAAACAAGGGAGGCAAGAAGTATTTCCATACTCCTATCCGCAACAATCAAGTAGTCTACCAAAAAGCAATAAAGGATCCCAATACTTTATCACAAATTGGAATTGTATCAATTGTTTTTAATGATAAAGAATTAGAACGGATTTTAGATAATGACAAAGAGAAAACGTCTCTTCAAGCAGCAATTATTTCTGATACAAAAAAACTAGTATACTATCAAGGACAATACAGACAAGACTCTGTGCTCCACCAAAAGATTGCAGCAAATTTAGAAGAGTCTTCCGTTATTAGTCTTAAGGATTTAGAAAAACAATATTATATTAAAAGTGTTCATACAAGCAATGACTTTGAGGTGCTCGCTTTCATCAGTAAAAAGGAAGTAATTAACGAATCGATGAAAAGTCTGTTTTTCTTTTTATTTGTTAGTGCTATTTTAGACGGTATTCTCCTTTTTGGGCTCCGAAAAACGTTTAAACGATATGTGATTCAAGTAGAAGATATTCAAAAAGGAACCAATCAAGTTTCAAACGGGAATATGGAAGTACGCATTGAAGAAAAGACGAAGCAAGGGGAGCTAAAAGATATTTCTCATAGTATCAATCAGATGTTAGATAGCATTAATCGCAATATTGAGGATATCTATAACTTAGAAATCAAACAAAAGGATGCTAATATGCGGGCGCTTCAGTCTCAAATTGATCCGCATTTTCTCTATAATACACTTGAGTACATTCGTATGTATGCGGTAAGTGAAGGGGCCGATGAATTATCGAATGTTGTTTATGTTTTTGGAAGCTTGTTAAGAAACAGCATCACCCAAGAGAAAATAGTTACAATCAGACACGAGCTCGAATTTTGTGAGAAATATGCTTATTTGTATCAAATGCGCTATCGGGATCGCATCGCTTACGGGTTTCAGATAGAAAAGGAGCTTGGAGAAATTAGCATCCCTAAATTTTCTATTCAGCCGCTGGTGGAGAATTTTTTTATACATGGGATTGATCATACAAGGAAAAACAATACAATTAGTGTAAAGGTCTCAAAGCAAGATGGGTATACCTGCATTTTAATCAAAGATAACGGAACAGGAGTACACGAAGATAAATTAAAGAAAATCAACGAATTATTGAAAACGCCTTCTTCAGAAAATCAGTTAGAGTCCTCTATAGGCATACATAATGTAAATGCAAGATTGCGATCCTTTTTTGGAGATACATACAGCATGAGGTTAATGACCAATCCATTAGGCGGATTAACAATCGAAATCTTGTTTTAA
- a CDS encoding DUF624 domain-containing protein, with product MIASFLTTFFNRFYVVVKLNLYFWLLTIMGGIIFGIGPALLTIVKLSLECRWDHQELTWKNVFSTFKTSYKRGNFSFYGFLLLGVILSYNLYFSLQINHLLFLIIDFLLIFALFLMAISFLFSLFIEAQYEAAIKDVWKLSFLLFFMDFWTLLKLGGLLAVISVLTYFNPALILFGSISLFIILASLISNKLFIRLSQKLVYVS from the coding sequence ATGATTGCCTCTTTTTTGACTACTTTTTTTAACCGATTTTATGTAGTAGTAAAACTGAATCTGTATTTTTGGCTGCTGACTATAATGGGGGGGATTATTTTTGGTATTGGCCCTGCATTGTTAACGATTGTAAAGCTATCTTTAGAGTGCCGCTGGGACCATCAGGAATTAACATGGAAGAATGTTTTTTCTACCTTTAAGACTAGCTATAAACGTGGCAATTTCTCCTTTTACGGATTTTTGCTATTAGGTGTCATTTTAAGCTATAATCTTTATTTTTCCCTACAAATTAATCATTTGCTCTTTCTCATCATTGACTTCTTGCTTATTTTTGCCCTATTTTTAATGGCTATCAGCTTCCTGTTTTCGCTCTTTATTGAGGCACAATATGAAGCAGCGATAAAAGATGTATGGAAGCTGTCGTTTCTCTTGTTCTTTATGGACTTCTGGACACTCCTTAAACTAGGAGGGCTGCTCGCTGTCATTTCTGTTCTTACCTATTTTAATCCTGCCCTAATTTTATTCGGAAGTATCTCGCTATTTATCATACTAGCTAGCCTTATTTCCAATAAGCTATTTATAAGACTTAGTCAAAAACTCGTATATGTATCTTAA